The Phaseolus vulgaris cultivar G19833 unplaced genomic scaffold, P. vulgaris v2.0 scaffold_15, whole genome shotgun sequence genomic interval CCTCCGAAGCCTTCAGTTAAATTCGGGTGTGGATGGAAACAGTTTTGTGAGATGCATTCACTTCATGAAGATGACAAGTTGATCTTTGAGACTAAGAGTGGGGAAACTCCAACTGATATTAAGGTGTTGTTAGTGTTGTAAGAAgtccataatatatttttattctaaatgtaatttggtaaatatatttttaccaaGGACAATATTctgtttcttttaatatttcaaGTTATGTTTTGTTTGGTTAAATGTGTGTTGATTTTAATTTGGCAAATACATTTTTGCCAAGGACagtattattgttattttaatattacaatttttgttattttaacatgggaaattgattttaatttattttattttacaagttTCGTTTCATGtagatattttaaattaatattgtaaactaatataatgtatatttttaaaatacatgaagagaaaatataattataataatatgaaatatggaattataatttaaagtttACAATAAACTTCTGCATGGATAAGTCAagtgaaaattaatttaaaagcaTTTTAAGGACTTActgttataaattaaaattaataaaatatacatactaatttaaaagtatttttagggtttacaatataatataatatagatactaatttaattactaCTTTAGAATACTTCtacaaacggcgactatgtacacCGCACGACGTCACTTTCAGGTGTCTTTCTGATTCTTATGGTGATGGTTTTACTGCATTATTGTCATGCTTCCAGATTATTTATCTACTAATTACATTCTGTCAACTCACCTGTTTATCGTAAGGTGCCTGTTTTCTTTGATAGGTGGTATATTTTCGATATCAATAGTGTAAAACTGGTGTTATAACCTGTAAATTTTGTTCATTGCTGGTTGTAAATATGCTAATTTGTTCTGTTTCTTTTTTTGCAATAGCAGTAATACCTGTAAATATTATTCCTCGAGGCTCCTCACTCTATCCGTCTTGATGGTGAAATTTGTGGAATCCGTAGATGGTTCTTTATTCTTTATGATAAATTGCATCTTTTTGTGAACACAATTTCTACACTTTTTTTAATAGTAAACAGCTTCTAGTttatattaagattttaactatAAGAATAGTAAAACAATTTGTTAGCATTGCATGAATACTTTAATATGTCTttaaacctttttcaaaaagaattaaaaatagttgAATGAAATATAGAATAGTTTAGTTTAAAAGATCTAATTTGGTTTGTTTGAACTGTAGAAAGAGTTCAGTTAAATTGAAGTGAAGTATACGTTTTTGGTTTAGAAAAAGTTTTGATAGTTTTGATACATTTTTCCCTACAGCAAATGACAGTAGAACACTGACATCAAAGCTTTTTAGTCACACAATATGCCACATTCATCAATCCTGGCAAAATCTGTTCGGATCATGCttgtatttataaaaaagaGTACTCAATAAAGAATCTAATATCCATTGTGAAAACTATATCTCAGAACCACAAAATGTGCAAAATAAAGTGGAAAGGAAGAAGATCACAAACACATGCAAAACAAATACTGAATTTCGAATTATTAGCTAAAAAGTATCTTGAAGAATGTCTTAGAACTCCTTCAACAGAATTCAAAATCTCATCAGATAAGAAATCCTACAACCGAATTTGAAATCCCATCAGAGTATATCAGGTTTTGTCTGCTTCTCAACCTCGTCCTGTTCAGTATTATTCTTCCCTAGGACGCAAAAAAAATCTAACATAACCAGTCTCAGCAATTTTGTACTCGAACACAGAAGGCATCTCGCTTACAAAGCTGATGGTGACTGTATTACACAATGGCGCCGTCTTTGTGAAAGAATTTATCAACCTCAATGAAAATGTCACGCTCACAGTCTCATTCATCTCTATCACAACTGCTTCCTCAGGCTGTATCCATGGCATAAACCCATCAGTCTGCAGTTCAAATTGCTGAATGCTATCCACACATAATTTCACACCCACATGAAAGAATCTACCATAGATCACTATAAGCATGCATTCAACACAAGAAGGCCACAAAAATGTTACCTTGTCAACATCAAGATTCTGCCTGCAGATTATGGTTGAAATCCCATGTTCTCCTTTAGTGCTAAACTTTGCAGACTTGTCGGTAATCTTAATGGTAACTACAATTAAAATGAAACAGAGACACAACAAATTCAATTGCAAAGTGAAAGAATCAGCAAGAAGCATAAGAaaacatgaaaaagaaaagcagAGTAGTACGAACCACTGTCCCCAACATCAGCGAGTTCACTGAAAATTCTTGCAAACACAACAGAAGGCATCTTGAGCATGGCATGGTTCTCCGCCTCGGAGATATGCAGAAGCGGCTCTTGGTCTACTACATCAATATCCTTCGTCATAAACTCAGATACCTTGTCTTGCTCTGCAACACACCAATGTTCAGAAAAGCATAAATTTTGAAgtgaaacagagagagagagggagaagAAACTCACTGGGGCTTTCGAAGACGAAGGTGAGATAGTCCACCCCGTCAAAGGCTTTGATGGTGACGATGTCATCATCGGAGGATACACGAAAGATCCGGAACATGGAGTCGAGGCTGATGCCGATGGAGATGGTGCGGTCGCAGTGATAATAGTCGAAAGCATCGGAGGGGAGAACGACGGCTACCATTATGGCAACATTGTTGGCTTGCAGGGAGAATCCGGTGGTGGAGAAAACCAAGTTGGCTCTCTCCCCTGCCACATTCCTTGCGACCTCTACCACCTTCTTCAGGACTGAACCTTGCACCATACGAGCTTGCAGCAGCATCTTCCTACCCTTTCTTTCTTCTCCTTCTCTCtcactttctttctttctttctttcttgttcCTCTTATCTATGTATCACCAATCATCTACCAACAACACAGAACACTACAAAGAAATGCCAATGACAATGGGATGACACAAAACAAtcaagtttgtttttttttaaaattgtatattgaGCTCTTTCGCGGGTTTTGTTCGTTTATTCCGTTGCCACCCGTGGTTAGTTTCTTTAACTTTGTTGACCTAATTGTATTTCTTTTACTAATTATCCCTCATTTAATCTTAGGTTCTAATTGATAAATTTAGCCTAGCTTGATTAGTCtaagtatataaattatttgatatttgtGCTGAGTTAACATACGAGACTCGGACACGCCTTTTAAATGGTGTCGAACACACATATCGAACACTGACACGGATACTTATCGGTAAagtgtttaattaaaaaaaatatagaattctaacacaattttaaaaaatgagaaataaattaattttctaaaaacttaaatttatataattcataactatataatatataaatttgtgtcttTGTgtcatacattttaaaaattatacgtatTTCTATATCTGTATCCGTATTCGTATCCGTATCCGTATTTGTGCTATATAAGAGTTAACTTAATTACACTTACAAGGAAACAATATCATAAAATCAAGGATATAATTCAAGATGACATTATAATTAGGTATACTAGTATATTTCACATGTTAACAATACATGATCataattttacaaataaaaatatttaaatacgaAGTTCAtttgaaaagataaaaagatagTTAAGTACAATTACCTTTAgttttattgtaaaataaataaatatatatttcatcatatcaataaaaataatgagaATAGTTAAGTTAGATTAATAATATCCTAAATTTAAATTtcgttttaataatatttataaaattaaataatttaagtgaTAGACAACATTTAACCTATATATTTAGagaatgtttattttattaatctgAAGCCTAATTTATTGGCAATACATCAATACCAAACTATAAATACTAGTATACTTcctattacataaaaaataataacaaaataataagcCCACTTCAATGAATCAAGCGATGAGATGAAACAACTCCAAACTTAGTTCCTACcacattataatttatttaacaaattcttccttaaattcataaataaatatcaatttaaaaagttACCTTTCAAACATAGATGAATTTATTTAACGTTCAAAACAAAGATATTTGAAGAAATTTGCAATATGATATTCACCTTTTGCAATATATTAGTGAAAAAATATGTTCATTCTAAATTGCACTAGTATAAAATATGTAATCTACGACTCCCTATAAAAATAGTTTGGAAAGAACTGTCGTAATAAGAGAGGCAGTGAcatttttgtagtttttttttgtgtaaattttcaCTATTTTTAACCATTCTGAATTGttgttatatgtttttaatgTGAAACTCCTTCCTAGTGAATCGTCGTTATATATCCTCTtggaaaacttttttttttcgcGTGGTCTCCCTATACTTTCTCACTCTCCATTCTCCATCTTCTTCCTCTCACTCTCTTCACCTTCCTCGCTCTCACTTACCCTCTTTCTCTCACTCTGCATCGCACCTCCGCAGAGGGTTATGTGTGATGGGGATGTGGGTGGTGTGATGCAGAGTGAGAGAAAGAAGGGAGATGGGAGTGAGAAAGTTGAAGGGAgagagaggaagaagatgaagtgaAGAGAGTGAGAGTGTAGGGAGCCCACGTGGAAAAAAATTTCCAGGAGGATATATAAAGACAACTCACTAGAACCATCGCAATTtcacattaatttaaaaacacgTATAATGACGTTTCAGATGGGAACCATTGTTAAAAATAGCGAAAATTTGCAAAAAACTACAAAAATGTAACCACCTCTCTTATTACGAGAGTTCTTTACAAACGATCTGATCTTTATAGAGAATCGTAGATTAcgtattttgtactagtgaggGTAGGGTTCTTGGAAGCAAACCAATGTCATAATTCTTGCATAGTCAATAGAAGACATCTTCACAATGGTGTTGTAAGAAATACCATACTCAAATATCTTTCAAAGTAAGACTCTATCACCATCAGCTTCATCCCACGCTCAAATATCTTGTCTTGCATTGTAAGAAACGAGTTCCTTTGACAACCGTGCTCCACCCTACAAccacaataaatattaatatatacaatagaaaaaaaaactttaatgaAAATACACGCAAAAAGTAAAAAgttacaatttttttcaaaattaacaaaattatgaatttcTATAAGTAACtaaaatgttaatatttattGGGTTGTATGGTGGAACACGGTTGTCAAATAAACATTTTAAGAAACCTTaaacacataaatctttatcgTTTAATTGAGAAAGAAAAGGATAATGAAGAACAAGTGTCGAAAAGAAGTCGCACTAGGACTTTCGGAGAGGAAGGTGACGATGTTGGGAAGGAGGAGGAAGGCGGCGATGGCCGTGGGAGGAATCCATGGCTTAGAGGGAGAAGCTGCCGGTGGCAGAGCAGTAGGTCCCTTACAGCGTCCACCACCATCTTCTTCCctctttcttgatttttttttctttcacttaGGAAAAGACACATGCAACACAAACAAGGCTTAAAATGAgtttatttagaatttatatAGCAAAATTATAGTGTTTGGATTAGCAAAAAtacacaaataataataataaattgcaaaatatcatttttacttttttattctaaacactttacctttttttttttacaggtgtcttttatttattctttttcgGATCCAACAATTAATCAATGTTTATAGATTTTGACCAAACGAAGATtggaaagaaaatacaaagactAAAAAAGCAAGCGTTTTAAAAGAatgattaataatttaaaattctaaaaagtgAAAAAGTTGTGTACTCGCATAATATTGACACGATAACACACACAAGGAGAatgaagaagagaggaaaaaaagtGTACGAAGATACAAAAgaacaaattttacaaaaaaaataacaaatttgcagagaaaaaagaagagaaatgagagacaaataaatataatgataaataatatataatcataaaaagtGTAACAAAGAAGTTGGtaaagtgaagaagagaatgTGCATACCTAAGAAGAATGAAAGCATgaaactttctttttcttcttcttttatgtATCATTACACACCGTTACACTTTTGGGGAAAATGGTTCACTTCTTAAATCCTATGTTTAATGACGTTGtggaaagagaagaaagggaAAAAATTGGGATTTGAAGAAAAATGTTTGGTTGAATAACTCACGACTCCCAAACtgcaattttgaattatattgacaaaatataagtttttataaataaagaagaaaaatactTTGATTTATGTTTACAATTACTTCATACTTCATaattcataattcaaaattcaaaatttaaaatttaaaattcaaaattcaaaatttcaaaatttcaaaatttcaaaatttcaaaatttaaaattcaaaatttaaaattcagttttaaaaaaaaaaagaaatcacAAAATAACAAATAGAGAGTTGTAGATTACATATTTTATACTAGTGAGGGTAGGGTTCTTAGAAGCAAACCATTGTTATAATTCTTGCATGGTCAAGAGAAGTCATCTTCACAATGGTGGTGTAAGAAATACCATACTCAGATATCTTGTAAAGTAAAACTCTATCACCATCAGCTTCATCCCATATTCAAATATCTTGAATTACATGTAAGAAACGAGTTCCTTTGACAACCGTGCTCCACCCTACAactacaataaataataatatatacaatagaaaaaaaaacctttaatgaaaatacacgcaaaaaagtaaaagttataatttttttcaaaattaacaaaattatgaattttttaaataattaaaatgttaatatttattGGTTGTACAGTGGAGCACGGTGTtgaaataaacattttaaaaaaatcttaaacacataaatctttatcgtaattgaaaaaaaaaaatgataatgacGAACATGTGTTGAAAAGAAGTCGTAATCTTGGAGGAAGGTGAAGACGTTGGGGAGGAGGAGGACGGTGATTACCGTGTGGGAGGAGTCCATGGCTTGGAGGGAGACGCCGCCGGTGGCGGAACACTTGATGTTGACATCTGCAGCAGGTTCCTTACGGCGTCCACCACcatcttttctctctttcttgattttcttttctctgATTCATCACTTAGGAAAAAAACAT includes:
- the LOC137817052 gene encoding proliferating cell nuclear antigen-like encodes the protein MLLQARMVQGSVLKKVVEVARNVAGERANLVFSTTGFSLQANNVAIMVAVVLPSDAFDYYHCDRTISIGISLDSMFRIFRVSSDDDIVTIKAFDGVDYLTFVFESPKQDKVSEFMTKDIDVVDQEPLLHISEAENHAMLKMPSVVFARIFSELADVGDSVTIKITDKSAKFSTKGEHGISTIICRQNLDVDKPEEAVVIEMNETVSVTFSLRLINSFTKTAPLCNTVTISFVSEMPSVFEYKIAETGYVRFFLRPREE